The DNA sequence CCAATGGACACCAATGAAGTTTTGATTTCAGCTAGTGAAGCTTTGGGCCAGTCAGATGATAATCAAAACTTGAGTAATGAAGAGTGCTTACAGGAGGGTGTAGCCACTGATTATAGTATTTCTGATGGAAATTTCGCAGATGAGGAAGGTGTTAAAGAGCAAGTTACCCCTGTTGAGTTTAGTTTACATGGAGAGAAAGACTTGACAGTGGTCAAAGAAATTACTGATAGTAAACAGCCAAACAACAGCGAAGAGAAAATCATTAATGAGAAATCTCTGGAGCCAGAGAATTCGTTAGTGAATCAACAAAGTTGTGACTTACCACCAGAAGATGAAGATGTATTTTCTGTAACCGACTTAGTTTGGGGTAAAGTAAAGAGCCATCCATGGTGGCCAGGACAGATATTTGATTTTACTGATGCATCAGAGAAGGCAATGAAGCATCATAAAAAGGACTGCTTCTTGGTTGCCTATTTTGGGGATAGAACATTTGCGTGGAATGAAGCTTCATCTTTAAAGCCCTTTCGGTCTCATTTCTCACAGATGGAGAAGCAGGGCAATGCAGATTCATTCCAGAAGGCTGTCAATTGTGCTTTAGTAGAAATTTCGAGGCGAGTACAATTAGGCTTAGCCTGTTCTTGTATACCAAAAGATTTACACGACAACATTCAATTCCAGGTCGTTGAAAATGCAGGGATCCGGCCAGAATCAAGTATAAGAGGTGTGGATGAATCTGCTAGTGTTAATTCCTTCCAATCTGACAAGTTGCTTGAATACCTTGGAGCATTAGCACAGTCTCCATCAGGTGGGAATGACCGATTGGAACTTGTAATAGCGAAGGCTCAGTTGTTAGCCTTTTTCCGTTTGAAGGGGTTTTGTAGCTTACCTGAATTTCATTGTTGTGGAGGATTGGTTGAGAATAACACCGTTGGCTCCCGATTTCAGGATAGTTTACATCCTGATGATATGGCTGAGGATGCAAGTTCTCTTTCTAAAGATGACGAACGAGCTTCCTCTAGCCAGGAGAGGTCGAAATTACATAGTTCTTCTCATAAACGGAAACATAATCTTAGAGACGGCGTTTATCCtaaattaaaagagaaaagcTTATCAGAGTTGATGGTTGGTGCCATAGATTTTTCAGATGACGATAATCAGTCTGGTAAGAGGAGAAAGGGTGTAGATTACCATGCTGAGGACTTGGCAGCTCAAGATGGAAGGAAAACTGTTTCTGTTGCAAAAGCTTCTAATTCCACTTTTCCAAAGCAGTCATTTAAGATTGGTGAATGTATCCGTAGAGTTGCTAGCCAGATGACTGCTAGCCAGACGACTCCCAGCCAGATGACTCAGAGTACTCCTACTGTGAAGCTTGAGAGGGTGAAGCTAGATGGAAGCAGTGACAGACCTGGGGATGGTTATGAAATTTCCTTTCAGAGCTCTGAGGATGTCTGTAGAGGAAGGACAAGTGATGCAGGAAGGGCAGCTGATGCAGGAAGGGCAGCTGATGCAGGAAGGGCAGCTGAACCAGCAGAGTACTCTTCACTAGATGAATTACTGTCTCAACTTCAGTCTGTTGCACAAGATCCCTTGAAGGAATTCAATCTTTCAAGTGTTATTATTAACTTCTTCACTGACTTAAGGAATTCAGTAGTGATTACAGGCCAGTATTTTGGGAGTGAGCATGTGTCAATTGACAAAGTCACTGGTAAAAGGAAGAAAGGGTCTCCTGaaacttttgaatttgatgATATGAATGACACCTATTGGACAGACAGAGTCATTCAAAATGGTTCAGAAGAGCAACCTCTCCGTAGAGGCAGGAAAAAAGATAATCAACTTGCTGCTACACAGTCAGAAAAACCTCCTCAAGAAGGCCGTAGAACATACTCTAGGAAGCGATACTCTAATGGTGAGCTTGGCTTGACACCAGAGAGACCTGCTGGCTACGTTAGCGAGAACGCACCAGCAGAACTCATAATGAACTTCTCTGAGGTAAAATCTATGCCATCAGAAAGTAACCTGAACAAAATGTTTAGGAGATTTGGACCACTCAAAGAAATGGAGACAGAAGTTGATAGGGACAGCAGTCGTGCTAGGGTAGTTTTTAAGAAGTCTTCGGACG is a window from the Cannabis sativa cultivar Pink pepper isolate KNU-18-1 chromosome 1, ASM2916894v1, whole genome shotgun sequence genome containing:
- the LOC115703877 gene encoding uncharacterized protein LOC115703877, with the translated sequence MSGERPRRGVLPPAQENIEKLKKVVEEGNYYGAQQMYKSISASSVEKEQLKIAITGESTEKHTNLISESESSLQQTQVIAENEVSVVESKVISVSEKDETLNPEEYFDDSMACDIHVQSNVEQAREIDRQVKDSDQVYSDGGHEKALDFNTEVSGAAEHLKPIENLEQTETCDVSPICVSTVQEIETEHGGQQIEFEKQQEMPKKMGGVNENDGHAWADVTFSCEPSELIHVEGTTPGDNSPNPVDKAVLSPPDHDRNSPTQTVCRSEMDNQTTKNVDIAPMDTNEVLISASEALGQSDDNQNLSNEECLQEGVATDYSISDGNFADEEGVKEQVTPVEFSLHGEKDLTVVKEITDSKQPNNSEEKIINEKSLEPENSLVNQQSCDLPPEDEDVFSVTDLVWGKVKSHPWWPGQIFDFTDASEKAMKHHKKDCFLVAYFGDRTFAWNEASSLKPFRSHFSQMEKQGNADSFQKAVNCALVEISRRVQLGLACSCIPKDLHDNIQFQVVENAGIRPESSIRGVDESASVNSFQSDKLLEYLGALAQSPSGGNDRLELVIAKAQLLAFFRLKGFCSLPEFHCCGGLVENNTVGSRFQDSLHPDDMAEDASSLSKDDERASSSQERSKLHSSSHKRKHNLRDGVYPKLKEKSLSELMVGAIDFSDDDNQSGKRRKGVDYHAEDLAAQDGRKTVSVAKASNSTFPKQSFKIGECIRRVASQMTASQTTPSQMTQSTPTVKLERVKLDGSSDRPGDGYEISFQSSEDVCRGRTSDAGRAADAGRAADAGRAAEPAEYSSLDELLSQLQSVAQDPLKEFNLSSVIINFFTDLRNSVVITGQYFGSEHVSIDKVTGKRKKGSPETFEFDDMNDTYWTDRVIQNGSEEQPLRRGRKKDNQLAATQSEKPPQEGRRTYSRKRYSNGELGLTPERPAGYVSENAPAELIMNFSEVKSMPSESNLNKMFRRFGPLKEMETEVDRDSSRARVVFKKSSDAEVACSSAEKFHIFGSTLVNYQLSYTPTLPCKASPVVITTQDHEMQLDLSAHDHEMQLDLSTHEHEMQLDLSTHDHEMQLDLSSLSSFEVNLV